Proteins from a genomic interval of Streptomyces sp. SID8374:
- a CDS encoding polyribonucleotide nucleotidyltransferase, with protein MENETHYAEAVIDNGTFGTRTIRFETGRLAKQAAGSAVAYLDDDTMVLSATTASKRPKDNLDFFPLTVDVEERQYAAGKIPGSFFRREGRPSEDAILTCRLIDRPLRPSFKKGLRNEIQIVETIMALNPDHLYDVVAINAASCSTILAGLPFSGPIGATRVALIKGQWVAFPTHTELEDAVFDMVVAGRVLEDGDVAIMMVEAEATEKTIQLVKDGAEAPTEEIVAAGLDAAKPFIKALCKAQSDLASKAAKPVGEFPVFLDYQDDVFEALSKAVTSELTQALTIAGKQDREAELDRVKEIAAEKLLPAFEGREKEISAAYRALTKKLVRERVIKDKVRIDGRGVTDIRTLAAEVEAIPRVHGSALFERGETQILGVTTLNMLRMEQQLDTLSPVTRKRYMHNYNFPPYSVGETGRVGSPKRREIGHGALAERAIVPVLPSREEFPYAIRQVSEALGSNGSTSMGSVCASTMSLLNAGVPLKAAVAGIAMGLISQEIDGKTHYVALTDILGAEDAFGDMDFKVAGTKQFVTALQLDTKLDGIPASVLAAALKQARDARLHILDVMNEAIDVPDEMSPNAPRIITVKIPVDKIGEVIGPKGKMINQIQEDTGADITIEDDGTIYIGAQQGSQAEAARATINAIANPTMPEVGERYLGTVVKTTTFGAFVSLMPGKDGLLHISQIRKLAGGKRVENVEDVLGVGAKVQVEIAEIDSRGKLSLIPVIEGEEDETKDDTDK; from the coding sequence GTGGAGAACGAGACCCACTACGCCGAGGCCGTTATCGACAACGGAACCTTCGGCACCCGCACCATCCGCTTCGAGACGGGCCGCCTGGCCAAGCAGGCCGCCGGCTCCGCCGTCGCGTACCTGGACGACGACACCATGGTGCTGTCGGCCACCACCGCTTCCAAGCGGCCCAAGGACAACCTCGACTTCTTCCCCCTCACGGTGGACGTCGAGGAGCGGCAGTACGCGGCCGGCAAGATCCCCGGCTCCTTCTTCCGCCGTGAGGGCCGGCCTTCCGAGGACGCGATCCTCACCTGCCGCCTGATCGACCGCCCGCTGCGCCCCTCCTTCAAGAAGGGCCTGCGCAACGAGATCCAGATCGTCGAGACGATCATGGCGCTCAACCCCGACCACCTGTACGACGTGGTCGCGATCAACGCCGCCTCCTGCTCCACGATCCTGGCGGGCCTGCCCTTCTCCGGCCCGATCGGCGCCACCCGCGTCGCCCTGATCAAGGGCCAGTGGGTCGCGTTCCCGACGCACACCGAGCTCGAGGACGCCGTCTTCGACATGGTCGTCGCCGGTCGCGTCCTGGAGGACGGCGACGTCGCGATCATGATGGTCGAGGCCGAGGCCACCGAGAAGACCATCCAGCTCGTCAAGGACGGCGCCGAGGCTCCCACCGAGGAGATCGTCGCCGCCGGTCTGGACGCCGCGAAGCCCTTCATCAAGGCGCTCTGCAAGGCCCAGTCCGACCTCGCCTCCAAGGCCGCCAAGCCGGTCGGCGAGTTCCCGGTCTTCCTGGACTACCAGGACGACGTCTTCGAGGCGCTCTCCAAGGCCGTCACCTCCGAGCTGACGCAGGCGCTCACCATCGCCGGCAAGCAGGACCGCGAGGCCGAGCTGGACCGCGTCAAGGAGATCGCCGCCGAGAAGCTGCTCCCGGCCTTCGAGGGCCGCGAGAAGGAGATCTCCGCCGCGTACCGCGCGCTGACCAAGAAGCTGGTCCGCGAGCGCGTCATCAAGGACAAGGTCCGCATCGACGGCCGTGGCGTCACGGACATCCGTACGCTCGCCGCCGAGGTCGAGGCCATCCCGCGCGTGCACGGCTCGGCGCTGTTCGAGCGTGGCGAGACCCAGATCCTGGGCGTCACCACCCTCAACATGCTCCGCATGGAGCAGCAGCTGGACACCCTCTCCCCGGTGACCCGCAAGCGCTACATGCACAACTACAACTTCCCGCCGTACTCCGTCGGCGAGACCGGCCGCGTGGGCTCGCCCAAGCGCCGCGAGATCGGCCACGGAGCGCTCGCCGAGCGCGCCATCGTGCCGGTCCTGCCCTCGCGCGAGGAGTTCCCCTACGCGATCCGCCAGGTCTCCGAGGCGCTGGGCTCCAACGGCTCCACGTCCATGGGCTCGGTCTGCGCCTCCACCATGTCGCTGCTGAACGCCGGTGTGCCCCTCAAGGCCGCCGTCGCCGGTATCGCCATGGGCCTGATCTCGCAGGAGATCGACGGCAAGACCCACTACGTCGCCCTCACCGACATCCTCGGTGCGGAGGACGCCTTCGGCGACATGGACTTCAAGGTCGCCGGTACGAAGCAGTTCGTGACCGCGCTCCAGCTGGACACCAAGCTCGACGGCATCCCCGCCTCGGTCCTGGCCGCCGCGCTGAAGCAGGCCCGTGACGCGCGTCTGCACATCCTGGACGTCATGAACGAGGCCATCGACGTCCCGGACGAGATGTCCCCGAACGCCCCGCGGATCATCACCGTCAAGATCCCCGTGGACAAGATCGGTGAGGTCATCGGCCCCAAGGGCAAGATGATCAACCAGATCCAGGAGGACACCGGCGCCGACATCACGATCGAGGACGACGGCACCATCTACATCGGTGCCCAGCAGGGTTCGCAGGCCGAGGCCGCCCGCGCCACGATCAACGCGATCGCCAACCCGACCATGCCGGAGGTCGGCGAGCGCTACCTGGGCACGGTCGTCAAGACGACCACCTTCGGCGCGTTCGTCTCGCTCATGCCGGGCAAGGACGGCCTGCTGCACATCTCGCAGATCCGCAAGCTCGCCGGTGGCAAGCGCGTGGAGAACGTCGAGGACGTGCTCGGCGTCGGTGCCAAGGTCCAGGTCGAGATCGCGGAGATCGACTCCCGCGGCAAGCTCTCCCTCATCCCCGTCATCGAGGGTGAAGAGGACGAGACGAAGGACGACACCGACAAGTGA
- the dapA gene encoding 4-hydroxy-tetrahydrodipicolinate synthase produces MAPISTPQTPFGRVLTAMVTPFTADGALDLDGAQRLAAHLVDAGNDGLIVNGTTGESPTTSDAEKDQLVRAVLEAVGDRAHVVAGIGTNDTRHSVDLARTAERTGAHGLLAVTPYYNKPPQEGLLRHFTAIADSTGLPVMLYDIPGRSGVPIDTETLVRLADHPRIVANKDAKGDLGRASWAIAQSGLAWYSGDDMLNLPLLSVGAVGFVSVVGHVVTPDLRALVEAHLGGDVQKATEIHQKLLPVFTGMFRTQGVITTKAALTLQGLPAGPLRLPLVELTAQETAQLKIDLAAGGVQL; encoded by the coding sequence ATGGCTCCGATCTCCACTCCGCAGACCCCCTTCGGGCGGGTCCTCACCGCTATGGTCACGCCCTTCACGGCGGACGGCGCTCTCGACCTCGACGGCGCCCAGCGGCTCGCCGCCCATCTGGTGGACGCAGGCAACGACGGACTGATCGTCAACGGCACCACCGGTGAGTCCCCGACCACCAGTGACGCGGAGAAGGACCAGCTCGTACGGGCGGTGCTCGAAGCGGTCGGAGACCGGGCGCACGTCGTCGCCGGCATCGGCACCAACGACACCCGGCACAGCGTCGACCTCGCCCGCACCGCCGAGCGCACCGGCGCCCACGGCCTCCTCGCCGTCACGCCGTACTACAACAAGCCGCCGCAGGAAGGCCTCCTGCGCCACTTCACGGCCATCGCCGACTCCACCGGCCTGCCCGTGATGCTGTACGACATCCCCGGCCGCAGCGGGGTCCCGATCGACACGGAGACCCTCGTACGGCTGGCAGACCACCCGCGGATCGTCGCCAACAAGGACGCCAAGGGCGACCTGGGCCGCGCCAGCTGGGCCATCGCCCAGTCCGGCCTCGCCTGGTACTCCGGCGACGACATGCTCAACCTGCCGCTCCTCTCGGTCGGCGCGGTCGGCTTCGTCTCCGTCGTCGGCCATGTCGTCACCCCGGACCTGCGGGCGCTGGTCGAGGCCCACCTGGGCGGCGACGTCCAGAAGGCCACGGAGATCCACCAGAAGCTGCTCCCGGTCTTCACCGGCATGTTCCGCACCCAGGGCGTGATCACCACCAAGGCCGCGCTGACGCTCCAGGGCCTCCCGGCCGGACCGCTGCGTCTGCCCCTGGTGGAGCTCACCGCACAGGAGACGGCCCAGCTCAAGATCGACCTGGCCGCCGGCGGGGTACAGCTGTAA
- a CDS encoding tetratricopeptide repeat protein, which translates to MRAKITYIVTAAVLVLYFVLVGSRGLMLIRHGTLLTVTFGVAVLILPVIGIWFLWKNTQFVRRANALAAELDAEGGLPVDDLARTPSGRIDRDAADAVFTRRREETEDAPDDWRTWFRLAVAYQDARDTPRARKAMQRAIALRASSPSGV; encoded by the coding sequence ATGCGCGCGAAGATCACCTACATCGTCACGGCCGCCGTCCTGGTCCTCTACTTCGTCCTGGTCGGCAGCCGCGGCCTGATGCTCATCCGCCACGGCACGCTGCTCACGGTCACGTTCGGCGTAGCCGTACTGATCCTGCCGGTGATCGGGATCTGGTTCCTCTGGAAGAACACCCAGTTCGTACGCCGCGCCAACGCGCTCGCCGCCGAACTGGACGCGGAGGGCGGCCTCCCGGTCGACGACCTGGCCCGCACCCCGTCCGGCCGCATCGACCGGGACGCCGCCGACGCGGTCTTCACCCGGCGCCGCGAGGAGACGGAGGACGCCCCGGACGACTGGCGCACCTGGTTCCGGCTGGCGGTGGCGTACCAGGACGCGAGGGACACCCCAAGAGCCCGCAAGGCGATGCAGAGGGCAATCGCCCTGCGTGCTTCAAGCCCGTCCGGCGTTTGA
- the rpsO gene encoding 30S ribosomal protein S15 has translation MPLDAATKKQIMSEFAQKEGDTGSPEVQVAMLSRRISDLTEHLKTHKHDHHSRRGLLILVGQRRRLLQYLAKKDIQRFRALVDRLGIRRGAAGGAK, from the coding sequence GTGCCGCTCGACGCCGCTACGAAGAAGCAGATCATGTCCGAGTTCGCCCAGAAGGAGGGTGACACCGGATCCCCCGAGGTCCAGGTCGCCATGCTCTCCCGCCGGATCTCGGACCTGACGGAGCACCTCAAGACGCACAAGCACGACCACCACTCCCGTCGTGGTCTGCTGATCCTGGTCGGCCAGCGTCGCCGCCTCCTGCAGTACCTGGCCAAGAAGGACATCCAGCGCTTCCGTGCGCTGGTCGACCGCCTCGGCATCCGCCGTGGTGCGGCCGGCGGCGCCAAGTAA
- the thyX gene encoding FAD-dependent thymidylate synthase gives MTDTPEPAKPHFRSDVTVDLVKSAAGDADVLFAARVSTAGEQSLEEVTKDPERSKGLINYLMRDRHGSPFEHNSMTFFISAPIFVFREFMRHRVGWSYNEESGRYRELEPVFYVPGTSRKLVQQGRPGKYEFVEGTEEQYDLTTRAMEDSYRASYAAYQEMLAAGVAREVARAVLPVGLFSTMYATCNARSLMHFLGLRTQHELAKVPSFPQREIEMVGEQMEAHWAQLMPLTHAAFNKNGRVAP, from the coding sequence GTGACCGACACCCCCGAACCCGCAAAGCCCCACTTCCGTAGCGATGTCACCGTTGACCTGGTGAAAAGCGCCGCAGGCGACGCGGACGTGCTGTTCGCCGCCCGGGTCTCCACCGCCGGCGAGCAGTCGCTGGAAGAGGTCACCAAGGACCCGGAGCGGTCCAAGGGGCTGATCAACTACCTCATGCGGGACCGGCACGGCAGCCCGTTCGAGCACAACTCGATGACCTTCTTCATCAGCGCCCCGATCTTCGTGTTCCGCGAGTTCATGCGGCACCGCGTGGGCTGGTCGTACAACGAGGAATCGGGCCGCTACAGGGAGCTGGAGCCGGTCTTCTACGTCCCCGGAACCTCCCGCAAGCTCGTCCAGCAGGGCCGCCCAGGCAAGTACGAGTTCGTCGAGGGCACCGAGGAGCAGTACGACCTCACCACCCGCGCCATGGAGGACTCCTACCGGGCCTCCTACGCGGCCTACCAGGAGATGCTCGCAGCGGGCGTGGCCCGCGAGGTCGCCCGCGCGGTCCTCCCGGTCGGCCTCTTCTCGACGATGTACGCCACCTGCAACGCACGCTCCCTGATGCACTTCCTCGGGCTGCGCACCCAGCACGAGCTGGCGAAGGTCCCGTCCTTCCCGCAGCGCGAGATCGAGATGGTCGGCGAGCAGATGGAAGCCCACTGGGCGCAGCTCATGCCGCTCACTCATGCGGCCTTCAACAAAAATGGACGAGTAGCCCCGTAA
- the dapB gene encoding 4-hydroxy-tetrahydrodipicolinate reductase has product MSKLRVAVLGANGRIGSEAVRAVEAADDLELVAALGRGDKLEALADAGAQVAVELTTPASVMGNLDFCVRHGIHAVVGTTGWNDERLAQLTTWLDNSPETGVLIAPNFSIGAVLTMKFAEQAARYFESVEVVELHHPNKVDAPSGTATRTAQLIAAARAKAGSAPQPDATTTALDGARGADVDGVPVHAIRLRGLLAHQEVLLGGEGETLTIRHDSLHHSSFMPGILLGVRRVVTTPGLTFGLEHFLDLN; this is encoded by the coding sequence ATGAGCAAGCTGCGCGTAGCCGTTCTCGGTGCGAACGGCCGGATCGGCTCCGAGGCCGTACGAGCCGTCGAGGCCGCCGACGACCTGGAGCTGGTGGCGGCCCTGGGCCGGGGCGACAAGCTGGAGGCCCTCGCCGACGCGGGCGCCCAGGTCGCCGTCGAGTTGACCACCCCCGCATCGGTGATGGGCAACCTCGACTTCTGCGTCCGACACGGCATCCATGCCGTCGTCGGCACCACGGGCTGGAACGACGAACGGCTCGCGCAGCTGACCACCTGGCTGGACAACTCCCCGGAGACCGGCGTCCTCATCGCCCCGAACTTCTCCATCGGCGCGGTCCTGACCATGAAGTTCGCGGAGCAGGCCGCCCGCTACTTCGAATCGGTCGAGGTCGTCGAACTGCACCACCCCAACAAGGTCGACGCCCCCTCCGGCACCGCCACCCGCACCGCCCAGCTCATCGCGGCGGCCCGCGCCAAGGCGGGCAGCGCCCCCCAGCCGGACGCCACCACCACCGCCCTGGACGGCGCGCGCGGCGCGGACGTCGACGGCGTCCCGGTCCACGCGATCCGCCTCCGCGGCCTCCTGGCCCACCAGGAGGTGCTGCTCGGCGGTGAGGGCGAGACCCTCACCATCCGCCACGACTCCCTCCACCACAGCAGCTTCATGCCGGGCATCCTGCTCGGCGTCCGCCGCGTGGTGACCACTCCCGGCCTCACCTTCGGCCTGGAACACTTTCTCGACCTGAACTGA
- the eccD gene encoding type VII secretion integral membrane protein EccD, producing the protein MTAQAAATTTGRPSHGVPSGNGTGFCRVTVVAPDSRVDVALPEDVPVADLYPEILRLSGQSPTPGAPVGYHLVRRDGTVLDSARTLAGHRILDGELLSLRPFAESLPPAVFDDVSDAVATAVAKDRTLWGDSLMRGAGLFGGSVLLSLLGFVLWTADPRHDMHGLPGILAAVAAVLLLALACVRARIYDDRGSAIALGTGAMVNAAVAGSGLLSLSTGQGVGRLQFLLACAAVLVVAVILMITAPGGDGPFVAFVFASATGLVVTFIAITAELAPIEAAAVCAPFSVGALAFLPGLSTRFARLPIGFEPPRSAVGDYGTSEPAPQGPVDAVRIAAQARRGHELLLGLVGGCALVAVAAAAVLGFSDNVWGQLLALATGVAMLMRAHLFRYTAQVGCTLAAGLGSLVFLGLGLSLNPPLTLVRDALRGDGTALDIRTVWLAAAVAGVAALITAIGLIVPRKGVTPFWGRFLEIAETVVLLTLLPLCLAVFDVYRSIRALTS; encoded by the coding sequence ATGACGGCCCAAGCGGCAGCCACCACGACCGGCAGGCCGAGTCACGGAGTTCCGTCCGGCAACGGCACGGGCTTCTGCCGGGTCACGGTCGTCGCACCCGACAGCCGGGTCGACGTGGCGCTGCCCGAGGACGTGCCCGTCGCCGACCTCTACCCCGAGATCCTCCGCCTCTCCGGACAGAGCCCCACCCCCGGTGCCCCCGTCGGCTACCACCTCGTACGCCGCGACGGCACCGTCCTGGACAGCGCCCGTACGCTGGCCGGCCACCGCATCCTCGACGGCGAGCTGCTCTCCCTGCGGCCCTTCGCCGAGTCGCTGCCGCCCGCCGTCTTCGACGACGTCTCCGACGCCGTCGCCACCGCCGTGGCCAAGGACCGCACCCTCTGGGGCGACTCCCTCATGCGCGGCGCGGGCCTCTTCGGCGGCTCCGTCCTGCTGAGCCTGCTGGGCTTCGTGCTCTGGACGGCCGACCCCCGGCACGACATGCACGGCCTGCCCGGCATCCTGGCCGCGGTCGCCGCCGTACTCCTGCTCGCCCTCGCCTGCGTCCGCGCACGCATCTACGACGACCGGGGCTCGGCCATCGCGCTCGGCACCGGCGCCATGGTGAACGCCGCTGTCGCCGGTTCCGGGCTGCTCTCGCTCAGCACGGGCCAGGGCGTGGGACGGCTCCAGTTCCTGCTCGCCTGCGCCGCCGTGCTGGTGGTCGCGGTCATCCTCATGATCACCGCACCCGGCGGCGACGGACCGTTCGTCGCGTTCGTCTTCGCGAGCGCCACCGGCCTGGTGGTCACCTTCATCGCGATCACGGCGGAGCTGGCGCCCATCGAGGCCGCCGCCGTCTGCGCCCCCTTCTCCGTCGGCGCCCTGGCCTTCCTGCCCGGCCTCTCCACCCGCTTCGCCCGCCTCCCCATCGGCTTCGAACCGCCCCGCTCCGCCGTCGGCGACTACGGCACCTCCGAGCCGGCGCCCCAGGGCCCGGTCGACGCCGTACGGATCGCCGCCCAGGCGCGCCGGGGCCACGAGCTGCTCCTCGGCCTGGTCGGCGGCTGCGCCCTGGTGGCCGTGGCCGCCGCCGCCGTGCTCGGCTTCTCCGACAACGTCTGGGGCCAGCTGCTCGCCCTGGCCACCGGCGTCGCCATGCTGATGCGCGCCCACCTGTTCCGCTACACCGCCCAGGTCGGCTGCACCCTCGCCGCGGGCCTCGGCTCCCTGGTGTTCCTCGGCCTCGGCCTCTCCCTCAACCCGCCGCTCACCCTGGTGCGCGACGCCCTGCGGGGGGACGGCACCGCGCTGGACATCCGTACGGTGTGGCTCGCCGCCGCCGTCGCGGGCGTCGCCGCCCTGATCACCGCCATCGGCCTGATCGTGCCGCGCAAGGGGGTGACCCCGTTCTGGGGCCGCTTCCTGGAGATCGCCGAGACGGTCGTCCTGCTCACCCTGCTGCCGCTCTGCCTGGCGGTCTTCGACGTCTACCGTTCGATCCGGGCCCTCACCAGCTGA
- a CDS encoding pitrilysin family protein produces MTSRSSATTARPSSEGRAVARTQTLLKGTGGIGTVRRTVLPGGLRIVTETLPSVRSATFGIWANVGSRDETPTLNGATHYLEHLLFKGTAKRTALDISSAIDAVGGEMNAFTAKEYTCYYARVLDTDLPLAIDVVCDMLTGSLIAPEDVDAERGVILEEIAMTEDDPGDCVHDLFAHTMLGDTPLGRPVLGTVDTINALNRGQIARFYKKHYDPTHLVVAAAGNVDHATVVRQVRRAFEKAGALSRTDAVPMAPREGSRTLRTAGKVELLNRKTEQAHVVLGMPGLARTDDRRWALGVLNTALGGGMSSRLFQEVREKRGLAYSVYSYTSGFADCGLFGVYAGCRPSQVHDVLKICRDELDRVATHGLDDDEITRAIGQLSGSTVLGLEDTGALMNRIGKSELCWGEQMSVDDMLARIAEVTPDDVREVAGELLTHRPSLSVIGPLKDKQADRLDEAVS; encoded by the coding sequence GTGACGTCCCGTAGTTCCGCGACGACGGCCCGCCCCTCCTCGGAGGGGCGGGCCGTCGCCCGTACCCAAACGCTTCTCAAGGGCACAGGCGGCATCGGCACCGTCCGCCGCACCGTCCTCCCCGGCGGTCTGCGGATCGTCACCGAGACCCTGCCCTCCGTCCGGTCCGCCACCTTCGGCATCTGGGCCAACGTCGGTTCCCGCGACGAGACGCCCACCCTGAACGGCGCGACCCACTACCTCGAACACCTCCTCTTCAAGGGCACCGCGAAGCGCACCGCCCTCGACATCTCCTCCGCGATCGACGCGGTCGGCGGCGAGATGAACGCCTTCACGGCGAAGGAGTACACCTGCTACTACGCGCGGGTCCTCGACACCGACCTGCCGCTCGCCATCGACGTGGTCTGCGACATGCTGACCGGCTCGCTGATCGCCCCCGAGGACGTCGACGCCGAGCGCGGCGTCATCCTCGAAGAGATCGCGATGACCGAGGACGACCCGGGCGACTGCGTGCACGACCTGTTCGCGCACACCATGCTCGGCGACACCCCTCTCGGCCGCCCGGTCCTCGGCACCGTCGACACGATCAACGCGCTGAACCGGGGCCAGATCGCCCGCTTCTACAAGAAGCACTACGACCCCACGCACCTGGTCGTCGCCGCCGCGGGCAACGTCGACCACGCCACGGTCGTACGCCAGGTCCGCCGCGCCTTCGAGAAGGCCGGCGCCCTCTCCCGTACGGACGCCGTCCCCATGGCGCCCCGCGAGGGCTCCCGCACCCTGCGCACGGCCGGCAAGGTGGAGCTGCTGAACCGCAAGACCGAGCAGGCCCACGTGGTCCTCGGCATGCCCGGCCTGGCCCGCACCGACGACCGCCGCTGGGCGCTCGGCGTCCTCAACACCGCCCTCGGCGGCGGAATGAGCTCGCGCCTCTTCCAGGAGGTACGGGAGAAGCGCGGCCTGGCCTACAGCGTGTACTCGTACACCTCGGGCTTCGCCGACTGCGGCCTCTTCGGCGTCTACGCGGGCTGCCGGCCCAGCCAGGTCCACGACGTCCTGAAGATCTGCCGCGACGAGCTGGACCGGGTCGCCACCCACGGCCTGGACGACGACGAGATCACCCGCGCCATCGGCCAGCTCTCCGGCTCCACCGTCCTCGGCCTGGAGGACACCGGCGCGCTGATGAACCGTATCGGCAAGAGCGAGCTGTGCTGGGGCGAGCAGATGTCGGTCGACGACATGCTGGCCCGCATCGCGGAGGTCACCCCCGACGACGTACGGGAGGTGGCGGGCGAGCTCCTCACCCACCGCCCCTCGCTCTCGGTCATCGGCCCGCTCAAGGACAAGCAGGCGGACCGCCTGGACGAAGCGGTCTCCTAA